The proteins below come from a single Metarhizium brunneum chromosome 1, complete sequence genomic window:
- the FBP26 gene encoding Fructose-2,6-bisphosphatase: MAGPGAMYLKFGPDIILCLCPLRVQNKDAQRYLQWLSIPAQTFNVGNYRRNDAPQPTADFFDTNNAEGERKRRAAAEAAVADMLAWFRTGGVVAILDATNSTKERRKWVSDVCAQHGIEVLFVESKCDDQEIIMANIRDVKTTSPDYRGQDPEAAAQDFLNRISNYEKSYKTIDQDGDEDEYTYLKIMNIGKQVIINRIQDYLQSRIVYYLMNLHIRPRSVWLSRHGESMYNLDGRIGGDTLLSPRGEQYARKLPELVRESVGDDRPLTVWTSTLKRTIATARFLPLHYNQLQWKALDELDSGVCDGLTYQEIKDRFPEDFAARDEDKYNYRYRGGESYRDVVIRLEPIIMELERSEDILIVTHQAVLRCIYAYFMKKDQAKSPWMNVPLHTLIKLTPRAYGTEEVRYEANIPAVSTWRGKGSTAKHENPTPESL, translated from the exons ATGGCCGGGCCGGGTGCCATGTATCTCAAATTCGGCCCCGATATCATCCTCTGTCTCTGTCCTTTGCGTGTCCAGAATAAAGATG CTCAACGGTACTTGCAATGGCTGTCCATACCGGCACAGACGTTCAATGTCGGCAATTATCGGCGCAACGATGCGCCACAACCCACCGCTGACTTCTTTGACACCAACAACGCCGAGGGTGAGCGGAAGCGCCGTGCAGCCGCGGAAGCTGCCGTAGCTGACATGCTGGCTTGGTTCCGCACCGGCGGCGTTGTTGCGATACTAGATGCTACCAATTCTACCAAGGAGCGTCGAAAATGGGTCAGCGATGTCTGCGCCCAGCACGGCATCGAAGTTCTATTCGTTGAAAGTAAATGTGACGACCAGGAAATCATCATGGCTAACATTCGCGATGTGAAAACCACCAGTCCGGACTATCGCGGCCAAGACCCCGAAGCTGCCGCACAGGACTTTCTCAATCGCATAAGCAATTATGAGAAGAGTTATAAGACCATTGACCAGGAcggtgatgaagacgagtACACGTACCTCAAAATCATGAATATCGGAAAGCAAGTCATCATCAATCGCATTCAAGACTATCTTCAGAGTAGAATTGTCTACTACCTCATGAATCTACATATTCGTCCTCGTTCAGTCTGGCTGTCCCGG CACGGCGAATCCATGTATAACCTGGACGGAAGGATTGGCGGGGATACCTTATTGTCACCGCGGGGCGAGCAATATGCCAGGAAACTTCCTGAGTTGGTGCGGGAATCTGTCGGG GACGATCGACCTTTAACGGTTTGGACATCGACGCTAAAACGAACTATTGCTACCGCGCGCTTTCTTCCACTTCACTACAACCAGCTGCAGTGGAAAGCTCTGGATGAATTGGACTCGGGTGTTTGTGATGGGCTGACCTACCAAGAAATAAAGGACCGGTTCCCTGAAGATTTTGCTGCGCGCGACGAAGACAAGTATAATTACAGATACCGTGGTGGGGAATCCTACCGTGATGTTGTCATTCGCCTAGAGCCAATAATCATGGAGCTGGAAAGAAGTGAGGATATTCTCATCGTCACTCACCAAGCTGTCCTCCGATGCATTTACGCGTATTTCATGAAGAAGGACCAGGCTAAGAGCCCGTGGATGAATGTGCCGCTGCATACACTGATTAAGCTGACCCCAAGAGCTTATGGAACTGAAGAGGTCCGGTATGAGGCAAATATACCTGCTGTGAGCACCTGGCGCGGAAAGGGAAGCACAGCAAAACACGAGAACCCAACCCCCGAGAGTCTTTAG
- the bit61 gene encoding Target of rapamycin complex 2 subunit, protein MQPGQPPPPPPPPTSGRPQTRAPGSFSPLPGATSPPVDPLRQQPSAPTRPPPLRIDSSGSDDSLEAPSMPIAASRQRPDSPATPIYAQFATAHANASSSNVHQNFSRPGGGPSRPAAVGLSSPVLKGHSRKHSATQGYFDSTLPSTATSNLSHVSMSAAAGQAAAAAAAAVTSTGSLSASQIAAQAAVMSHQNTSHVRQRSQTVPFPGEGADGVRRGSGSKVPLSPPILSLTEASAPRDSAFVAHGGQHYDKAAGSHSSAATAAANVVFPRSGHNSPREKSISPQPFPPFPPVPPLPATIPEKSKAEKSKHKLFSRPGKSSSSKGEAKDKNLQSPGKIGSALSALQRGNFSTSSLVDPPTQSLYSLNNSSSATIRPIEVFSEERVKEKEKKHHHFLSRQKQKLKDEYHLPLSSASSNSKPTDPNAPSSLYNFNVPASPGPGTSTFSKGKKDKKLGEKSDGRLDSESTFNLAGDWSTSSGLHPLSQQSTLYDVAEPGKAVSQNNLALDEAWPYLKSKLLVVFEGEDLRLPVEDFNRVVQTHIQWCIHKRSPSSMVDDLRDLLTTGFSILDRTLRLTPEDQFIPTVVELWMFTFTSILPYMQSVFLPLDLEVSGCGVIMTPEQARDFWGGVVASPSSSNKPAGDAPAAAVLDVRRLVLTAYRDIVVLPRYDTLKTIFSRLSLEFLPSSFAHMALASPPLERMLSTSPAESQSFIIRPGTATSVDPLVGSFNSTSTTLLGEGSERGRSRAVSNVSFGSHGSDSAGAIRPFTPSGLPALSSVREQNVEDSKQLTDMVGRMLQCMSVLSSIGGDDADDEGSKKIEELCKMLKLNWLGRGRTGRNRRGIVGGRVRRDEGREELRVA, encoded by the coding sequence ATGCAGCCAggacaaccaccaccaccacctcctccaccaACATCAGGGCGACCTCAGACCCGGGCTCCCGGCAGCTTCTCACCTCTGCCGGGAGCCACGAGCCCTCCTGTCGACCCATTACGACAGCagccgtcggcgccgactaGGCCACCGCCCCTGCGCATTGATTCCTCGGGGAGTGATGACAGTCTCGAAGCACCTTCCATGCCCATAGCCGCATCGCGACAACGACCCGACTCGCCAGCGACGCCTATATATGCCCAGTTTGCCACGGCGCATGCAAACGCGAGCAGCTCCAACGTACATCAGAACTTCTCCCGGCCAGGAGGAGGCCCAAGTCGTCCGGCGGCTGTAGGACTGTCCTCGCCCGTGCTGAAAGGCCACTCAAGGAAGCACTCGGCCACACAGGGTTATTTTGATTCCACCCTCCCTTCTACCGCTACGTCCAACCTCTCTCACGTTAGCATGAGCGCCGCGGCAGGTcaagcggcggcggcggcagcggcagcggtAACGTCGACCGGGTCGCTATCAGCTAGCCAGATTGCCGCCCAGGCCGCGGTTATGTCGCATCAAAACACCTCTCATGTTCGCCAGCGGTCACAGACTGTGCCGTTTCCCGGTGAAGGCGCAGATGGTGTGCGGCGTGGCAGCGGATCCAAGGTACCGCTTAGTCCGCCTATTTTGAGTCTCACCGAGGCGAGTGCACCTCGAGATTCTGCTTTCGTTGCGCACGGCGGCCAGCATTACGATAAAGCTGCTGGGTCTCACTCGTCAGCCGCTACAGCGGCCGCAAATGTTGTATTTCCACGGTCCGGACACAACTCTCCACGAGAAAAGTCGATTTCTCCGCAGCCTTTCCCGCCCTTCCCGCCTGTCCCACCACTCCCCGCTACCATTCCTGAGAAATCAAAGGCGGAGAAATCAAAGCACAAGCTGTTTTCAAGGCCAGGGAAGagtagcagcagcaaaggtgaggccaaggacaagaatcTTCAAAGCCCTGGCAAGATAGGGAGCGCCTTGTCTGCATTGCAACGAGGCAACTTCAGCACCAGCAGTCTTGTAGACCCGCCTACCCAATCGCTGTATAGCCTCAACAACTCATCCTCTGCTACCATCAGACCCATCGAGGTATTCTCGGAAGAAAGGGTGaaggaaaaagagaagaaacaCCACCATTTTCTATCTCGCCAAAAGCAAAAACTAAAGGACGAATACCACTTGCCTCTATCTTCAGCTTCAAGTAATTCTAAACCGACAGATCCAAATGCACCCAGCAGCCTGTACAATTTCAACGTTCCTGCCAGCCCAGGACCAGGCACTTCAACATTTTCGAAAggaaagaaggacaagaaactTGGCGAGAAGTCAGACGGTCGATTAGACAGCGAATCGACCTTCAACTTGGCCGGTGATTGGTCTACGTCATCAGGATTGCATCCTTTATCACAGCAGTCAACCTTGTACGATGTGGCAGAGCCTGGGAAGGCCGTTAGCCAGAATAACCTGGCTCTTGACGAAGCCTGGCCCTACTTGAAATCAAAGCTGCTTGTCGTTTTCGAAGGCGAAGATCTTCGTCTCCCCGTTGAGGACTTCAACCGGGTGGTTCAGACACATATCCAGTGGTGTATTCACAAAAGATCGCCTAGTTCCATGGTGGACGACTTGCGAGATTTATTGACGACAGGGTTTTCAATACTGGACAGGACCCTGCGCTTGACACCCGAAGACCAGTTCATCCCGACAGTGGTGGAACTCTGGATGTTCACATTCACATCCATCTTGCCGTATATGCAGTCAGTCTTCCTACCTCTGGACCTGGAGGTCTCTGGCTGCGGGGTCATCATGACGCCTGAGCAAGCTCGAGACTTTTGGGGTGGTGTCGTCGCATCTCCGTCATCTTCGAATAAACCCGCAGGCGATGCGCCGGCTGCAGCTGTGCTGGATGTAAGAAGACTCGTTCTTACGGCGTACCGTGACATTGTTGTTCTCCCTCGATATGACACTCTCAAGACCATATTCTCTCGCCTGTCCCTCGAATTTCTGCCGTCATCGTTTGCGCACATGGCGTTGGCTTCTCCGCCTCTGGAAAGAATGCTATCGACATCGCCGGCCGAGTCGCAATCCTTCATAATTCGCCCCGGGACAGCCACTTCGGTGGATCCTTTGGTAGGTAGTTTCAACTCTACAAGCACCACTTTGCTCGGCGAGGGTTCAGAACGAGGAAGAAGTCGTGCTGTCAGCAATGTCAGTTTTGGCAGTCATGGCAGCGACAGCGCTGGTGCCATTCGCCCCTTTACCCCGTCCGGCCTGCCTGCACTTAGCAGTGTTCGAGAGCAGAACGTGGAAGACTCGAAGCAACTGACGGACATGGTGGGCCGGATGTTGCAGTGCATGAGCGTCTTATCCAGTATTGGCGgggacgatgccgacgacgaggggaGCAAGAAGATTGAGGAGCTGTGTAAAATGCTCAAGCTGAATTGGTTGGGCAGAGGGAGAACAGGGAGAAACCGTCGAGGTATTGTGGGCGGTAGGGTACGACGTGATGAAGGAAGGGAAGAATTACGGGTTGCTTGA
- the ptaB gene encoding Transcriptional activator ptaB — protein MGPNFTGHPAAMGHPGVAGHPMGPGMPPNSAQGAPGGGMPQQFAGAHMAVGPGGQVNPALMGAMPQGANPHAHAIQHLTPAQQQMFHQQQQQQLQNQFNNPSAMAAMRQQQILQHQQQQARQAFMAQQAIQANMPVGVNGMPMGMQLGQLNPQQLQQLRQSGRMGPGQHPQAQALMAHHMALQQQQQQQQQQQQQQQQQQQQQQQQQQQQQQQQQQQQQQQQQAAQGQQMPGNAGQPMGMNAQGLANVQQQQAQMGAAGQSQMGQPQQTGQPGQGQPQPQQQQQQQPQPQSQPQPQSQPPQPQPQQSSQPQSQHTPQQGSQAGTPAPSGQHTPAQTPAPPTPSQPTPQQLQNPQQQQQQQQQPQNQSQQPGQPQPQQGAGPAQPQMNAATAAAAQHMALSNNLFHQQQRRENLKGQCLLKLMQFSEHLSGFPGPRAKDDLTYWNGFVSRFFSNNGVLRHSVLINDADESTDKQYEIAFPAIARYFHTHFSSGVRSMQLIMDKGLTDRPLPGDGHCIENQRASLVYWFEAGSHLVATGTLRVQFDNEQRIELFEFVTTGHEEYISRKQVIEAAKPAHMWIKDWHKVNSQDGKTSPEMSKKSKAKQLKSPQTQPPEVLVDLPDSAVNSKGVTEAVHQFLEIVEVMGQMNPLFGFCQGNPGVGPYAALEQYVGTYINGNAQAVNGQPIPQGGPRTPSFGQFPMGASPAAAHMNLPGSPHIGSPATGQMQAPGMQLQPSQQGTSSSGPSANTSPASNKRRRPSGVKTEDDGSGGVTTSGAQVNGVGRGKPPTPRMPKRVKGNPS, from the exons ATGGGCCCAAACTTCACAGGGCATCCCGCTGCGATGGGACATCCTGGTGTCGCCGGTCACCCCATGGGACCTGGCATGCCTCCCAACTCTGCACAAGGTGCACCGGGTGGTGGAATGCCTCAGCAGTTCGCCGGGGCTCACATGGCCGTAGGCCCAGGAGGACAAGTAAATCCTGCCTTGATGGGTGCCATGCCACAAGGTGCCAATCCTCATGCTCATGCAATACAGCACTTGACTCCCGCTCAACAGCAAATGttccaccagcagcagcaacagcagctgCAGAATCAAT TCAACAACCCCAGCGCGATGGCTGCTATGCGCCAGCAACAAATTCTCCAacatcagcagcaacaggCGAGGCAGGCATTCATGGCCCAGCAGGCTATTCAAGCCAACATGCCAGTCGGCGTCAATGGGATGCCCATGGGGATGCAACTAGGCCAACTCAATCCgcaacagcttcaacagcTTCGGCAATCCGGAAGAATGGGACCT GGTCAGCatccccaagcccaagccctcATGGCTCATCACATGGCgcttcagcagcagcaacaacaacagcaacaacaacagcagcagcaacaacagcaacagcaacagcaacagcagcagcaacaacagcagcagcaacagcagcagcaacaacaacagcagcaacagcaagcCGCCCAGGGCCAGCAAATGCCTGGAAATGCAGGGCAACCAATGGGAATGAATGCTCAGGGCTTAGCCAATGtacaacagcaacaagctCAAATGGGTGCTGCTGGACAGAGCCAGATGGGCCAGCCGCAACAAACCGGGCAACCAGGTCAAGGACAACCGCaaccacagcagcagcagcagcagcagccgcaaccTCAATCCCAACCTCAACCTCAGTCTCAACCTCCGcagccacaaccacaacagTCTAGCCAACCACAATCCCAACATACTCCACAACAAGGCTCCCAAGCTGGCACTCCGGCACCCAGTGGCCAACACACACCAGCTCAGACACCAGCGCCGCCTACACCATCACAACCGACTCCACAACAGCTACAAAacccgcagcagcagcagcagcagcagcagcaaccacaaAATCAGTCTCAACAGCCTGGCCAACCACAACCTCAGCAGGGTGCTGGTCCAGCGCAGCCACAGATGAATGCTGCCACGGCAGCCGCTGCGCAACACATGGCTTTATCGAACAACCTTTTccatcagcagcagcgaaGAGAGAATTTGAAGGGCCAGTGCTTATTGAAGTTGATGCAGTTCTCTGAACATTTGAGCGGGTTTCCT GGACCGAGGGCAAAGGACGACCTGACGTACTGGAATGGCTTTGTTTCAAGATTCTTCTCCAATAATGGCGTCCTTCGTCATTCAGTATTGATAAATGACGCCGATGAATCAACCGACAAGCAGTATGAGATAGCTTTTCCGGCCATTGCCCGATACTTTCACACGCATTTTAGCAGCGGCGTCAGGAGCATGCAGTTGATCATGGACAAGGGGCTCACCGATCGCCCTTTACCTGGCGACGGTCACTGCATCGAGAACCAAAGAGCTAGCCTGGTCTACTGGTTTGAAGCCGGTTCACAT CTTGTCGCTACCGGTACACTCCGGGTACAATTCGACAATGAGCAACGCATTGAACTTTTTGAGTTTGTGACCACTGGACATGAGGAATACATCTCAAGAAAGCAGGTCATAGAAGCCGCCAAACCCGCTCACATGTGGATCAAAGATTGGCACAAGGTCAACTCGCAGGATGGCAAAACTTCTCCAGAGAtgtcgaagaagagcaaggcgaAGCAGCTCAAGTCACCTCAGACCCAGCCACCTGAAGTCCTTGTGGATCTCCCTGACTCTGCTGTCAACAGCAAAGGTGTAACTGAGGCGGTACATCAGTTCCTCGAG ATTGTCGAAGTCATGGGTCAAATGAACCCGCTCTTTGGATTCTGCCAGGGAAACCCCGGTGTTGGTCCCTATGCTGCACTAGAGCAGTACGTTGGAACCTACATCAATGGAAATGCTCAGGCGGTCAATGGTCAGCCGATACCCCAAGGCGGTCCTAGAACACCTAGCTTTGGCCAATTCCCTATGGGAGcaagcccagcagcagcacacATGAATCTCCCTGGATCACCACATATTGGCAGCCCAGCTACTGGACAAATGCAAGCTCCAGGGATGCAGCTGCAACCTAGTCAGCAAGGAACCAGCTCAAGTGGGCCGAGCGCCAATACCTCACCAGCGTCTAACAAACGCAGACGCCCATCCGGTGTTAAAACCGAAGACGACGGCTCTGGAGGGGTAACAACAAGTGGTGCACAGGTCAACGGCGTAGGCAGAGGGAAGCCGCCTACTCCTCGGATGCCGAAGCGCGTCAAGGGAAATCCTTCATAA